From the genome of Mycoplasma putrefaciens KS1, one region includes:
- a CDS encoding ABC transporter permease: protein MQSKICWTLSRKAKYWFSSDAAKTKRKYIKGSLFSILAGFIVSGIFLSFLNINPFQYFALLFGINFDSNFYEISLNWMAVYIVAGLSMAIAFKSGVFNIGASGQILTATSVATIILFYGKENQQVTSVDGSMIVLMFLACVVSAAFLAFIAGLLKALFNIHEVVSTILLNWSVFYIFKWFFGHFKEFAGGLSFTSKNIPAEQLNIGSNTVVIPLLIALVCVVVVWILFSKTTLGFKLKAVGSSPTASKYVGINVKAQIINSLTLSGALAGIAGFISMFTVSPNNFFATNSLPTLGFDAIAVSLVAFNNPIGIIGIGWLWAVIKTGGGPVSSLYNISTQISGLISGILIYFTAIASIFIMFKPWELLKNRFNLLTSGVSKEIVWKLKWHQFKLKLQKTFLIFTKQYKDQVNQTYQEYLTNQQVQKQLTKPHWFWSGRKNVKLALKKELNHSIIMIDNKIDEIKTFVNEDKTRLNVNGLKIKLKEQLSLIDAKFIQQSRDYDLELTDYKYKVKQTKDKVLKEYSTAVKENKKFHKLRVQEIKMFRDTQIGIISYEFDYRDNVIEIKANKLKTIAILEEQIKNLKSEYKLQKEILKLDKTLASSEKTKKLAEVKQSTNQQISQLKQEITKTKQQASQEISEQKAKYQAQKTRVKDEQVQLQVILSQYLDDLEKEQYRFEQAKKAALANKQQRLEKIDIKRSQADVDKAKVLLNELSTLIDDHLDLNFNQQAIKNNQKTLKKALELQTKINELFGAEIIKDYDALEFINQKTKISLKAFKLITFLEKQNIYVITRFEEQELINHYQNWIKQAQQILDDNKQQYQTTVDQAPRKTLSELEELFNLEKSLKQQTNLNILKLENTMLKEVK, encoded by the coding sequence ATGCAATCTAAAATCTGTTGAACCTTATCTAGAAAAGCAAAATACTGATTTAGTTCAGATGCCGCAAAAACTAAAAGAAAATATATTAAAGGTTCTTTATTTTCAATTCTTGCAGGATTTATTGTTTCTGGTATTTTTCTATCATTTTTAAATATTAATCCTTTCCAATATTTTGCATTGCTATTTGGAATTAATTTTGATTCAAACTTTTATGAAATAAGTTTAAACTGAATGGCAGTTTATATTGTTGCAGGACTATCAATGGCGATTGCTTTTAAATCAGGAGTGTTTAACATTGGAGCTTCTGGACAGATATTAACTGCAACAAGTGTTGCAACAATCATTTTATTTTATGGCAAAGAAAATCAACAAGTGACATCAGTTGATGGTTCAATGATTGTGTTGATGTTTCTTGCTTGTGTAGTATCTGCTGCTTTTCTAGCTTTTATTGCTGGATTATTAAAAGCATTATTTAACATTCACGAAGTTGTGTCAACTATCTTATTAAACTGATCAGTATTTTATATCTTTAAATGATTTTTTGGTCATTTTAAAGAATTTGCAGGTGGGTTGTCATTTACTTCAAAAAACATTCCAGCTGAACAGTTAAATATTGGATCTAATACAGTAGTAATTCCTTTATTAATTGCTTTGGTTTGTGTGGTTGTGGTATGAATTTTATTTTCAAAAACAACTTTAGGATTCAAACTAAAAGCAGTAGGTTCATCACCAACAGCTTCTAAGTATGTAGGAATTAATGTCAAAGCTCAAATTATTAATTCACTAACTTTATCAGGAGCACTGGCAGGAATTGCTGGATTTATTTCAATGTTTACAGTTAGTCCAAACAACTTTTTTGCTACTAACAGTTTACCTACTTTGGGATTTGATGCAATTGCTGTTTCACTAGTGGCATTTAATAACCCAATAGGAATTATTGGAATTGGGTGGTTATGAGCAGTAATTAAAACTGGTGGTGGACCTGTTTCATCACTATACAATATCTCTACTCAAATCAGTGGATTGATTTCAGGAATTTTAATTTATTTCACAGCAATTGCATCAATCTTTATTATGTTTAAACCTTGAGAGTTATTAAAAAACCGATTCAACTTATTAACTTCGGGTGTTAGCAAAGAAATTGTTTGAAAATTAAAATGACATCAGTTTAAGTTAAAACTACAAAAAACCTTTTTAATCTTTACAAAACAATATAAAGATCAAGTTAATCAAACTTATCAAGAATATCTAACCAATCAGCAAGTTCAAAAACAACTAACTAAACCACATTGATTCTGAAGTGGAAGAAAAAATGTTAAGTTAGCCTTAAAAAAAGAACTTAACCATTCAATTATTATGATTGATAATAAAATTGATGAAATTAAAACTTTTGTTAATGAAGATAAAACTAGACTTAATGTTAATGGTCTAAAAATTAAGTTAAAAGAACAGTTAAGTTTAATTGATGCTAAATTTATTCAACAATCTCGTGATTATGATTTAGAACTAACAGATTATAAATACAAAGTTAAACAAACTAAAGATAAAGTTTTAAAAGAATATTCAACAGCCGTGAAAGAAAATAAAAAATTTCATAAATTAAGAGTTCAAGAAATTAAAATGTTTAGAGATACTCAAATTGGAATTATTTCTTATGAATTTGATTATCGTGATAATGTTATTGAAATTAAGGCTAATAAGTTAAAGACCATTGCAATTTTAGAAGAACAAATTAAAAATCTTAAATCAGAATACAAACTACAAAAAGAAATTCTAAAATTAGATAAAACTTTAGCTAGTTCAGAAAAAACTAAAAAACTAGCTGAAGTTAAACAATCAACAAACCAACAAATTAGTCAATTAAAACAAGAAATTACTAAAACTAAACAACAAGCTAGTCAAGAAATTTCAGAACAAAAAGCTAAGTACCAAGCTCAAAAAACCAGAGTTAAAGATGAACAAGTTCAATTACAAGTGATTTTAAGCCAATATCTTGATGATCTTGAAAAAGAACAATACCGTTTTGAACAAGCTAAAAAAGCTGCACTAGCAAACAAACAACAACGTCTTGAAAAAATTGATATTAAGCGTTCACAAGCTGATGTTGATAAAGCTAAAGTTTTATTAAATGAATTGTCAACTTTGATAGATGATCATTTAGATTTAAACTTTAATCAACAAGCAATCAAAAATAATCAAAAAACTTTGAAAAAAGCTTTAGAACTTCAAACAAAAATTAATGAGTTATTTGGAGCTGAAATTATCAAAGATTATGATGCACTAGAATTTATTAATCAAAAGACAAAAATTAGTTTAAAAGCTTTCAAATTAATTACTTTTTTAGAAAAACAAAACATTTATGTGATTACTAGATTTGAAGAACAAGAATTAATTAATCATTATCAGAATTGAATTAAGCAAGCCCAACAAATTCTTGATGATAATAAACAACAGTACCAAACAACTGTTGATCAGGCACCAAGAAAAACACTATCTGAATTAGAAGAATTATTTAATTTAGAAAAATCATTAAAACAACAAACTAACTTAAATATTTTAAAACTAGAAAACACAATGCTAAAGGAGGTTAAGTAA
- a CDS encoding bifunctional 5,10-methylenetetrahydrofolate dehydrogenase/5,10-methenyltetrahydrofolate cyclohydrolase, whose product MIILDGKKIADQKKQILKQAVEQLRSQNKRIPKLVVLLVGDDQASKVYVAHKTRAANLVGIESEVLKFDQKVSKQELFQVIDRLNNDNSVDAILLQLPLPSQFDEESYLQAISVEKDVDGFHYINQGKMFQNYQSTFPCTPLGVINLLKAYNIKVEHKDITVVGTSNIVGKPLAIMLSNMGATVSMCNKNTTDISKYTKISDIVISATGKQFIITKEMIKKGAVVVDVGITRDLVTNKLVGDVDFENVQHLASYITPVPGGVGPMTVVTLLENTLKLYYDREKGSS is encoded by the coding sequence ATGATCATTTTAGATGGAAAAAAAATTGCAGATCAAAAAAAGCAAATCTTAAAACAAGCAGTTGAGCAATTAAGATCACAAAATAAAAGAATTCCTAAACTAGTAGTGTTATTAGTTGGTGATGATCAAGCAAGTAAAGTTTATGTTGCACATAAAACCAGAGCAGCTAATTTAGTTGGAATTGAATCAGAAGTTTTAAAATTTGATCAAAAGGTTTCTAAACAAGAATTATTTCAAGTTATTGACCGATTAAATAATGATAATAGTGTTGATGCAATTTTATTACAATTACCTTTACCAAGTCAGTTTGATGAAGAATCATATCTACAAGCAATTTCTGTTGAAAAAGATGTTGATGGTTTTCATTACATTAATCAAGGTAAAATGTTTCAGAATTATCAAAGTACTTTTCCTTGCACTCCATTAGGTGTCATAAATTTGTTAAAAGCATATAATATTAAAGTTGAACATAAAGATATTACAGTTGTAGGTACTTCAAATATTGTCGGAAAACCATTAGCAATTATGTTGTCAAATATGGGTGCAACTGTAAGCATGTGCAATAAAAATACTACTGATATTAGTAAATATACTAAAATCTCAGATATTGTTATCTCAGCAACAGGTAAGCAATTTATCATTACTAAAGAGATGATTAAAAAAGGTGCTGTTGTTGTTGACGTTGGTATTACAAGAGATTTAGTTACTAATAAATTAGTTGGTGATGTTGATTTTGAAAATGTTCAACACTTAGCAAGTTATATCACACCAGTTCCGGGAGGAGTTGGTCCTATGACTGTAGTTACATTATTAGAAAATACACTTAAGCTATATTACGACCGCGAAAAAGGAAGTAGCTAA
- a CDS encoding ABC transporter permease → MGILFNTSILTWGLALIGVLLFASLSSLVSEKAGVVNIAVEGMMIVGALVVSILGTYLKTSDQKNYTQIFVVLLGGIITAIFALLHAFPSITLKANQIVSGTAINILTLGLGIFLSTSNWFGKQSQVIASGYTSINVINITKVVEGRTQQVASMLPIWTILAIVIAIGLLLFFKYTKQGMRYAMVGENPNAIDAAGISVTKYRYIAVILSGFLAGIGGGVFVVTTVSGGGLFSGNMLGYGFLGIAIMIFGQWKIPFIVIGTIIFSWLFALGQQIGTISTNKTIQDISTLFNTLPFILTIVAMIVFSKTSRAPAAVGIPFDKSKR, encoded by the coding sequence ATGGGGATTTTATTTAACACTAGTATCTTAACCTGAGGATTAGCTTTAATTGGTGTGTTGCTATTTGCTTCTCTTTCATCATTAGTGTCAGAGAAAGCTGGAGTAGTAAATATTGCTGTTGAAGGTATGATGATTGTTGGAGCTTTAGTAGTTTCAATTTTAGGAACTTATTTAAAAACAAGTGATCAGAAAAATTACACACAAATATTTGTCGTTTTATTAGGTGGAATTATAACCGCAATCTTTGCATTACTACACGCTTTTCCATCAATCACTTTAAAAGCAAACCAAATTGTTTCTGGAACTGCAATTAATATCTTAACTCTAGGTCTTGGAATCTTTTTATCAACTTCAAACTGATTTGGAAAACAATCACAAGTTATTGCTAGTGGATACACTTCAATAAATGTCATTAATATTACTAAAGTAGTTGAAGGAAGAACTCAACAAGTAGCTAGTATGTTACCAATATGAACTATTCTAGCTATTGTGATTGCGATTGGATTATTGTTATTCTTTAAATATACAAAACAAGGAATGCGCTATGCCATGGTAGGAGAAAATCCAAATGCGATTGATGCAGCCGGAATTAGTGTAACTAAATATCGTTATATAGCAGTAATTCTATCGGGATTTTTAGCAGGAATTGGTGGAGGAGTTTTTGTTGTTACTACTGTAAGTGGTGGTGGATTATTTAGTGGAAATATGCTGGGTTATGGATTTTTAGGAATCGCTATTATGATCTTTGGGCAATGAAAAATTCCGTTTATTGTCATTGGAACAATTATATTTTCATGGTTGTTTGCACTAGGTCAACAAATCGGAACTATTTCAACCAATAAAACTATTCAAGATATTTCAACTTTATTTAACACTTTACCATTTATTTTAACTATAGTTGCTATGATTGTTTTTAGTAAAACTTCAAGAGCTCCCGCCGCTGTTGGTATTCCGTTTGACAAATCGAAAAGATAG
- a CDS encoding BMP family ABC transporter substrate-binding protein, which translates to MKKLLTTLTAIVGTSGSISTLISCKVPTFAEGVLGQKVVIVTDGGNIKDQSFNESAWEGVIKYGAQIHSNFDIKDEKEARKFNYASSIGGKTRWDAGSHSFKDQDIEFAQKNSNNFVETPDHSIDAFRTSYNTAIYKKADAILLAGFGHLNAVDYASDRMQKSGNKTVVLLDAAFQKDNIISVLFNSELAGFNAGWDAIMWANLPKMTSLNSGEFSQEAMEASKKNDGSMPLQGAKAGNKYISIGMFGGITNKNAVDNYMWGLLAAMHVYNSKFAGQTIKLKDNKEKEVEYKLQPVYFANEGIRATADKLNNVNENAWFSKGFDVGGATKSGVVDRLIANQADIIFPVAGPQINDVLEATGYKPYVIGVDTDQVTSVGASKKGNETRFITSAKKNIVSASVYALNRARSLQKAFVDGKEYTRMIKNGAISNDVKDGKTLVGEESDWSISSSRKADTKWNPERVNGLVTSAANLSVESMNYSKGKAMEIEKKLKEALRDSGDTFKKYISKSSLDKALDLIGKTMNGSEWKDLKLENDGIAGIKDYWDMLKKSTSPTNLKKEA; encoded by the coding sequence ATGAAAAAACTTTTAACAACTTTAACAGCTATAGTTGGAACTAGTGGGTCAATTTCAACTTTGATTTCATGCAAAGTACCAACCTTTGCTGAAGGTGTTTTAGGCCAAAAAGTTGTTATTGTTACAGATGGTGGTAATATCAAAGATCAATCATTTAATGAAAGTGCTTGAGAAGGTGTAATTAAATACGGTGCTCAAATTCATAGTAATTTCGATATAAAAGATGAAAAGGAGGCTAGAAAATTTAATTATGCAAGTTCAATTGGTGGAAAAACTAGATGAGATGCCGGCAGTCACTCATTTAAAGATCAAGATATAGAATTTGCTCAAAAAAATAGTAATAATTTTGTTGAAACTCCAGATCATTCTATTGATGCTTTTAGAACTTCATATAACACAGCAATTTATAAAAAAGCAGATGCGATTTTACTAGCGGGATTTGGTCATTTGAATGCTGTTGACTATGCTTCAGATAGAATGCAAAAATCAGGAAATAAAACAGTTGTTTTATTAGATGCCGCATTTCAAAAAGACAATATTATTTCAGTATTATTTAATTCTGAATTAGCTGGATTTAATGCTGGTTGAGATGCAATTATGTGAGCAAATCTTCCAAAAATGACTAGCTTGAATAGCGGTGAGTTTTCTCAAGAAGCAATGGAGGCTTCTAAGAAAAATGATGGATCTATGCCATTACAAGGAGCAAAAGCCGGAAACAAATATATATCAATAGGTATGTTTGGTGGAATCACTAATAAGAATGCTGTTGATAACTATATGTGAGGACTTCTTGCAGCAATGCATGTATATAATAGTAAATTTGCTGGTCAAACTATTAAATTAAAAGACAATAAAGAAAAAGAAGTTGAGTATAAGTTACAACCTGTTTATTTTGCTAATGAAGGAATAAGAGCAACTGCCGATAAATTAAATAATGTTAATGAAAATGCTTGATTTTCAAAAGGGTTTGATGTTGGTGGAGCAACAAAATCAGGAGTAGTTGACAGGCTAATTGCAAATCAAGCAGATATTATTTTCCCTGTTGCTGGACCGCAAATTAATGATGTTTTAGAAGCTACAGGATATAAACCTTATGTTATTGGTGTTGATACAGATCAAGTTACTAGTGTCGGGGCATCAAAAAAAGGTAATGAAACTAGATTTATTACAAGTGCTAAGAAAAATATTGTTTCAGCTTCAGTTTATGCCTTAAATAGAGCAAGATCCCTACAAAAAGCTTTTGTTGATGGTAAGGAATACACTAGAATGATCAAAAATGGTGCTATAAGTAATGATGTTAAGGATGGAAAAACTTTAGTTGGTGAAGAATCTGATTGATCAATTTCTTCATCAAGAAAAGCCGATACAAAATGAAATCCTGAAAGAGTTAATGGGCTTGTAACAAGTGCTGCCAACTTATCTGTTGAATCTATGAACTATTCAAAGGGAAAAGCTATGGAAATTGAGAAAAAACTTAAAGAAGCTTTAAGAGACTCTGGAGATACCTTTAAAAAATATATATCAAAATCATCACTAGATAAAGCATTGGATTTAATTGGAAAAACTATGAATGGTAGTGAGTGAAAAGACTTAAAGTTAGAAAACGATGGTATTGCAGGAATTAAGGATTACTGAGATATGTTAAAAAAATCAACATCACCAACTAATTTAAAAAAGGAAGCATAA
- a CDS encoding ABC transporter ATP-binding protein yields the protein MNEKEKQIDYAIEMQNITKTFLNGAIVANDDVTIQVKKGDIHALVGENGAGKSTLMSILFGLYQPTSGTIKVNGKEEEITNPIKANKLGIGMVHQHFKLVEVNTVLENIILGVEEIKAGLFLNKVKMRAELIEIMNKYDLHVDLDAKIQNISVGMQQRVEILKILYRKADILVFDEPTAVLTPQQIEGLLKVMKNLQKAGKTIIFISHKMDEIKQVANVATVIRLGKKIIDLDVSKVTGNEIAEAMVGRKLVEVKHRYTEPLSDEPLLDVINLTVKKDTNPKVYGLETFSVKVRPGEIVAIAGVEGNGQRELVEAITGLVKPVSGGIVYKKLNIVNSSIKKRYDMGMAHIPEDRHKYGMLLDFSVEENIVSQEIDKKPFSQFGFINKKAVSRYAQIVVKEFDVRGSRNGTAVARGLSGGNQQKTVVGREIKKEHDLLVVVQPTRGLDVGAIENIHSHILKEKEKGRAILLVSYELNEVMALADRIVVINDGKLIGQLPGKGAKKEEIGALMTGQTLEQIRKEQAIKTGKEITRNAI from the coding sequence ATGAACGAAAAAGAAAAACAAATTGATTATGCTATTGAGATGCAAAATATTACTAAAACATTTTTAAACGGAGCGATTGTTGCTAATGATGATGTAACAATTCAAGTTAAAAAAGGTGATATTCATGCCTTAGTTGGTGAAAATGGTGCTGGTAAATCTACATTAATGTCAATTTTATTTGGTTTATATCAACCTACATCTGGAACAATTAAAGTTAATGGAAAAGAAGAAGAAATAACAAATCCTATCAAAGCTAATAAATTAGGAATCGGAATGGTACATCAACACTTTAAACTAGTAGAAGTAAATACAGTTTTAGAAAATATTATTTTAGGTGTTGAAGAAATTAAAGCTGGACTATTTTTAAATAAAGTAAAAATGCGTGCTGAATTAATTGAGATTATGAATAAATATGATCTACATGTGGATTTAGATGCAAAAATTCAAAATATCTCAGTTGGAATGCAACAACGTGTAGAAATTTTAAAAATTTTATATCGTAAAGCCGATATTTTAGTATTTGATGAACCAACTGCTGTACTAACTCCACAACAAATTGAAGGTCTTTTAAAAGTGATGAAAAATCTTCAAAAAGCAGGAAAAACTATTATTTTTATTTCACACAAAATGGATGAAATTAAACAAGTAGCTAACGTAGCTACAGTGATTAGACTAGGTAAAAAGATCATTGATTTAGATGTTTCTAAAGTTACAGGAAACGAAATTGCTGAAGCAATGGTTGGTAGAAAACTTGTTGAAGTTAAACATAGATACACTGAACCACTATCTGATGAACCTCTGCTAGATGTTATTAACTTAACAGTTAAAAAAGATACCAATCCTAAAGTGTATGGACTAGAAACTTTTAGTGTAAAAGTAAGACCCGGTGAAATTGTAGCAATTGCTGGAGTTGAAGGAAATGGTCAACGTGAACTTGTTGAAGCAATTACAGGTTTAGTTAAACCAGTTTCAGGCGGGATTGTCTATAAAAAACTAAACATTGTTAATAGTAGTATTAAAAAACGATACGATATGGGAATGGCTCATATTCCTGAAGATAGACATAAATATGGAATGCTGCTTGATTTTTCTGTTGAAGAAAATATTGTTAGCCAAGAAATTGATAAAAAACCATTCTCACAATTTGGATTTATTAATAAAAAAGCTGTCTCAAGATATGCTCAAATTGTTGTTAAAGAATTTGATGTTCGTGGTTCAAGAAACGGAACCGCGGTCGCTAGAGGACTTTCTGGAGGTAACCAACAAAAAACAGTTGTTGGGCGTGAAATTAAAAAAGAACACGATTTATTAGTTGTTGTTCAACCTACACGTGGACTTGATGTTGGAGCTATTGAAAATATTCATTCACATATTTTAAAAGAAAAAGAAAAAGGTAGAGCAATTTTATTAGTTTCATATGAATTAAATGAAGTTATGGCTCTTGCTGATCGAATAGTTGTTATTAATGATGGAAAACTAATCGGTCAACTTCCTGGAAAAGGAGCTAAAAAAGAAGAAATTGGAGCGCTGATGACTGGTCAAACTTTAGAACAAATTAGAAAAGAACAAGCAATTAAGACTGGCAAGGAGATAACAAGAAATGCAATCTAA